One Fusobacterium nucleatum genomic window carries:
- a CDS encoding N-acetylmannosamine-6-phosphate 2-epimerase: MDNKKILELIKGKLIVSCQALENEPLYTEEGNIMPLMAKAAVQSGAAGIRANGVRDISQIKKVVDVPIIGIIKKTYPNTEAYITPSIDEVDQLVKIGCEIIAIDCTENTRKGLLTAVEYIKLIKKKYPNQLLMADISNLEEAINASKAGVDLVGTTLNGYVKGSVIKEEPDYELVKEISTTCKIPVIAEGRIHYPYQAKRMFEEGAYSIVVGGAITRPQEITKRFVEAIEK; encoded by the coding sequence ATGGATAATAAAAAAATTTTAGAGCTTATAAAGGGAAAGTTGATTGTTTCATGTCAAGCTTTAGAAAATGAGCCTTTGTATACAGAAGAAGGGAATATAATGCCTTTAATGGCAAAAGCAGCTGTACAATCTGGTGCAGCTGGAATTAGAGCAAATGGAGTTAGGGATATAAGTCAAATTAAAAAAGTTGTAGATGTTCCTATTATTGGAATAATAAAAAAAACTTATCCTAATACAGAAGCTTATATAACACCTTCTATTGATGAAGTTGACCAACTTGTAAAAATAGGTTGTGAAATAATTGCAATTGATTGTACAGAAAATACAAGAAAAGGCTTATTAACAGCAGTTGAGTATATAAAATTGATAAAGAAAAAATATCCAAATCAATTATTAATGGCAGATATTTCAAATTTAGAAGAAGCTATAAATGCCTCTAAAGCAGGAGTAGATTTAGTAGGAACTACCTTAAATGGCTATGTAAAAGGAAGTGTAATAAAAGAAGAACCTGATTATGAATTAGTGAAAGAAATAAGTACAACTTGTAAAATTCCTGTAATAGCTGAAGGAAGAATACACTATCCTTATCAAGCTAAAAGAATGTTTGAGGAAGGTGCTTATTCTATTGTTGTAGGTGGTGCAATAACAAGACCTCAGGAAATAACTAAAAGATTTGTAGAAGCAATTGAAAAATAA
- a CDS encoding ABC transporter substrate-binding protein, translating into MKKFIKFLLMTISVIFMFVACGGSDKEKTEVTPENKGSNELVIYSPNADDEVNKIIPAFEQATGIKVVLQSMGTGDVLARIAAEKENPQADINWGAINLGIYQNNPELWESYTSENEKNVPDAYKNTTGFFTNYKLSGSAALLLNIDVFNKLGLDPEKFTGYKDLLLPELKGKIAMGDPTASSSAMAELTNMLLVMGEKPYDEKAWEFVEKFVGQLNGTILSSSSQIYKATVDGEYAVGVSYEDPCVSLLEDGATNVKLVYPEEGSVWLPGGVAIVKNAPHMENAKKFIDFLISNEGQKLIAETTTRPVDTSVKNVSKFVKPFDEIKVAYEDIPYAAEHRKEWQERWTNILTK; encoded by the coding sequence ATGAAAAAATTTATTAAATTTTTATTGATGACAATTAGTGTTATTTTTATGTTTGTTGCTTGTGGTGGTTCAGATAAAGAGAAAACAGAAGTAACTCCTGAAAATAAAGGGTCAAATGAATTAGTTATTTATTCACCAAATGCTGATGATGAAGTAAATAAAATAATTCCTGCTTTTGAACAAGCTACTGGCATAAAAGTTGTTTTACAATCAATGGGAACAGGAGATGTTCTTGCTAGAATAGCAGCTGAAAAAGAAAATCCTCAAGCTGATATTAACTGGGGAGCTATTAATTTAGGAATATATCAAAACAATCCTGAATTATGGGAAAGTTATACTTCTGAAAATGAAAAGAATGTTCCTGATGCTTATAAAAATACTACTGGTTTTTTTACAAATTATAAATTATCAGGAAGTGCTGCTCTTTTATTAAATATAGATGTATTTAACAAATTGGGCTTAGATCCTGAAAAATTTACTGGATATAAAGATTTATTATTACCTGAATTAAAAGGAAAAATCGCAATGGGAGACCCAACAGCAAGTAGTAGTGCTATGGCTGAACTTACAAATATGTTGCTTGTTATGGGGGAAAAACCTTATGATGAAAAAGCTTGGGAGTTTGTTGAAAAATTTGTTGGACAATTAAATGGAACAATTTTATCTTCATCATCTCAAATATATAAAGCTACTGTTGATGGAGAATATGCAGTTGGTGTATCTTATGAAGATCCTTGTGTAAGCTTACTTGAAGATGGAGCAACAAATGTAAAGCTTGTTTATCCAGAAGAAGGTTCTGTATGGTTACCAGGTGGAGTTGCAATAGTTAAAAATGCACCTCATATGGAAAATGCTAAAAAATTTATTGACTTCTTGATTTCAAATGAAGGACAAAAATTAATAGCAGAAACAACTACAAGACCAGTTGATACTTCTGTAAAAAATGTAAGTAAATTTGTAAAACCATTTGATGAAATTAAAGTTGCTTATGAAGATATTCCTTATGCAGCCGAACATAGAAAAGAATGGCAAGAAAGATGGACTAATATATTAACAAAATAG